One Terriglobales bacterium genomic window, TCCCGTGTTTGTTCCAAATGCGCAAGAGATTTGGAGAGGTATCCACCTCAGATATGGCTTGGATGCAGACGCCTATTCTGCAGCGGTCAGGGAACTCCAGAATCTCGTCGATGAGATCGTCCGAGATCCGTCGGATTAATCTAGCTTCTAGCACCTGGACGTGCAGTCGCTGGGAAGTGCGAGGGCCGGATTAGGAACGACAAGTCGGCATTTCGACTCGAAACCTATTGCGACGGAGAGGACACCCTTCGGGGATGGCGTGCGCCGGCCTGAACGCTCATCGGGAGCCGCCTTCCGGATCACCGAGCAGATTCGCAGCCGGAGCAGTCAGCGAGCCGGTCACGGTAAGCTCACGGACCTGTAGGCGCCCGATCGTAAGATCTTCAATCGAGGCGGACTTTAGATTCGTTTTACCGACGGTCAGTTTGCCGATGACGAGACGGCCAATGGCCAGCGCGCCTAACGCAAATGCGCCGACTGCGAGCGCACCCAACGCATTGGCGCCTACAGCGGCACGGCCGATTGCGAACTGTCGAAGACGTGTTGTGGTCTGCGTCATAAAGAAGCACCTGCCCCAATTATCTCGTCAGGGAGACCGGGGAGACGCCCTCGCCGATAAATCTCGGGCTTCGGAAGCCGGAAATGGCGCCGGCAACCCGCACGTCAGATCCGGAACGAGAAGTCGGCTGGTGTCCGCGGATTCCTCGGATCGGCAAGTTTCCGCAAAACGCCCACCCCGTAGATCGGCAAGTCCGAATCGGCTGCCACGGCTCGGGAGTGCTATATGGGTTACCGGGAGGTAAGCGCCGTGGCGGGTGGGATCGGCTCGTAGTTTCCGAGTTGAAGAGAACTCCGGTACGCTTTACACCCCGCCCGCGCTCTCGGCCTTCATGAGGCAGTGGCTCTCGCCGCTGGCTTGAACACCGGCCGCCAGCAGGATGCGTTGCGCTTCGGCGATCTGGCGCTCAATTAGCTCCAGGTTCTCTGAGACGCGCGGATCCGCCGTGCCGTCGAGGACCATGCGTAGAAAAAACGCGCAGGTTTCGATGGTGCTGAGCGGCTGCCGCAGGTTGTGGACGAGGGTGGCGATGACGGCGGATTCCGGCGGAATAAGGCTCATGCTTGGGGACTCGCGGGAAGACGATTATAGCAGGAACCCGACGGACGAATCCGGCCGCCCCGGGCAGCGGCCGGATGCTGGAGTACAGCTTACGCGGAGGCTTCTGAACCTTGTGCTACGAGCTGCCGCGCCAGGCTGACGGCGGAGATGGCGTTTTCGCCGTAACCGTCCGCCCCGATCTGGGTGGCATACTGCGGCGTTACCGGAGCACCGCCCACCATGATCTTGATCTTGCCCCGCACGCCGGCATTGGTGAGTGCCTCGATGGTGGTTTTCATGGCGGGCATGGTCACAGTCAGGAGAGCCGAGAGGCAAATCAGGTTGGCGCCCCGCTCCTTCACCGCGGCCACAAACTTGTCGGGCGATACGTCTGCCCCCAGGTCTATCACCTCGAACCCGCCGCCTTCGAGCATCGACGCTACCAGGTTCTTGCCGATATCGTGCAGGTCGCCCTTCACCGTGCCGATGGCCACGCGCGCCACCGGCTCGCTGCCTTGCGCCGCCAGCAGCGGCCGGATCAGTTCCAGGGCCCCCTTCATGGCGCGCGCCGAAATCAGCAGTTCCGGCACGAAGTACTCCTCGCACTCGAACCGCTTCCCCACCTCGTCCATGGCGGGAACCATGTGATTGGTCACCAGGTCGAGAGGGTTTACGCCTTCGGCAAGCGCCTCCTTGGTGACTGCGGTCGCCGTCTTGGCGTCGCCGTCTAAAATCGCATCGTAGAGTCTCTTAAGGTCAGTCATTAATGCCTCGTATCGCGCTTCGTGATTCCATTGAATTCCCGGACGGCGTCGATCATCGCCATTATATTCCGAACCGGGGTGCATGCCTGGACGTTGTGGATCGAGTTGAAGACGAACCCGC contains:
- a CDS encoding corrinoid protein encodes the protein MTDLKRLYDAILDGDAKTATAVTKEALAEGVNPLDLVTNHMVPAMDEVGKRFECEEYFVPELLISARAMKGALELIRPLLAAQGSEPVARVAIGTVKGDLHDIGKNLVASMLEGGGFEVIDLGADVSPDKFVAAVKERGANLICLSALLTVTMPAMKTTIEALTNAGVRGKIKIMVGGAPVTPQYATQIGADGYGENAISAVSLARQLVAQGSEASA